Genomic segment of Alkalidesulfovibrio alkalitolerans DSM 16529:
GGGCGACCATGATCGCCGCCTTGGTGCCGATGCGCCCGGCCAGCCGCGCGAAAAGCAGCGAGCCGGCGAAAGCCACGGCCTGGATGACCAGCAGCGTGATCATCAACTCCGTGGTCGCCAGCCCGAGTTCCTCCGCGCCATAGATGGTGGCCATGCTGATGGTCGTCTGGATGCCGTCGTTATAGAGCAGATAGGCCAGCAGGAAGACCGAGGCCGGGCCGCCATGCAACAGCGTGCGCGCCGTGGCCACGGCCTCGTCCACGCCGTGGCGCACGATGTGCGCGATCCCCTTGCCGTTGCCCGTGGGCGCGTCGCGAAGCGCCAGGAACGTGGGCACGGAGAACCCGGCCCACCACAGCGCGGCCGTAGCGATGGATATCTGCGCGGCCTGGCCCTGGGTGAGTCCCAGTCGCTCGTGCAGGGCCATGAGAACGAGGCAGAGCAGGAAGTGCAGCCCGCCCCCGATGTACCCGTAGGCGTAGCCCCGGCCGGAGACCGTGTCGGTCTGCGAATCGGGCACGATGCGCGGCAGGAAGGCGTCGTAGAAGACGTTGGCGCTGTTGAAGCTGGCCTGGGCCAGGGCGAAGAGGAGCATGGCGGCCACGACGTCGCCGGGCCCCTGGAAGCCGAGGCCGAAGGCCGAGGCCGCGCCGAGCAGGCAGAAGAGGCGCAGGAACGAGCCCGCCCGGCCCGTGAGGTCGGCGGCCGCGCCGAGCACCGGCGCGAACATGAACACTGCCAGGGCGGAAAGGCCCACGGTCAGCCCCCACAAGGTGGTGGCGCTGACGTTCGTGCCGAAGACGTCGTAGCCCTCGGGCCCCACGATCCCGGCCGCGAACCAGGCGGGCAGCACGGCCGTGGCCACGGTCAGGATGTAGGCCGAGTTGGCCCAGTCGTACATGCACCAGGCGCGCACGACCTTCGGGTCGGCGTGCGGCCCGGCGGCCTTGTCTGGCGTGGATTTCAGGGGCATCGTGGCCAGTGTACCGGCTTTCGCGTCCCGATCAAGCCGAAACCGCGTCCCGTTCCGGGATTTTCACGCCGTAGAGGCTGTCACGCCAAAACGCGGCTCGCCCAGATCACCCGGCCGACGAGGCGCAGCGCGCCGGTTACGGGCGCGGACGCGGGCAGCTCCATGGCCGCGACGTGCGGGTCGTTCGCCGCGAGCAGGATCTTTCCGGGGCGGCGCTCGATGCGCCTTACGAGCGCCGCGCCGTCCACGGCGCAGACCATGACCGCACCGGCCGAGGCCTCGCGCCTGCCCTGGTCCACGAGCAGCGCGTCGCCAGGCAAGAGCCCCGGCGCCATGGCCGGGCCGAGCATGGGCATCAGGCACAGGTCGTCGGAATCGCGCACGCCAAGCGAGGCCAACCAGGAGCGCTTAAAGGCCTGGCCTTCGGCCTCCTCCGACGCGAGCAGCCTGCCGTCGCGTCCGATTTTCGGCTCCGAGCCCGTGGCCGGAACGAGCGCCCATTCACCGCCAAGGCCCCCGTCGGCCTGCCCAAGCCGCTCCTCGCCAAGCCCCGTCTCCAGCCACACGGGATTGGCCCCGTAAAGCCGCGTCAGCCGCATGTACCAGTCCGAGGGCACGGCCCCGCGCCGCTTGGCGTCGGTCACGGCGGCACGCTTGACGCCGAGCACGTTCGCAAGCTCGGCCTGGTTGCGGCTGCCCGAGACGTGCATCATGCGGCCGAGGATGTCTTCGAGAAACAGGCCTTTCATCGCTCCCTCCCGGTTTCGGGCCGCACTGTGGCTTTCGGAACCGCCTCATGTCAAGGCCTTGCGGACAAGGCTGTCCTGCAAAAACATACGTTCGTTCACGAAACGACTCGCCGGGTCTTTACCTCGCGCCGGGGCGTGGCTATAGTGCACATCATGAAGACGTTCCGCGCGCGCCTTTTTCTTATCCTTGCGGCCCTGGTGCTGCCCCTTTTGCTGGCCTACTGCGCCACCACGCCCTACACCGGCCGCACGCAGATCATGATGGTCAGCCAAAGTGAGGAGTTGGCGCTCGGCGAACAGGCTGCGCGGGAAATCCTCAAGGAAGAGAAACTGAGCCAGGACCCCGCGATCAACGCCCAGGTCAGACGCATCGGCGAGCGCATTGCGGCCGTGTCCTCGCGCCCGGACTTCAAGTGGGAATTCTTCGTCATTGACAAGGACGTGGCCAACGCCTTCGTTCTGCCGGGAGGCAAGGTCTTCGTCTACACTGGCATCCTCAAGTACGCCACCGACGATGCGGAACTGGCCACGGTCATGGGCCACGAGGTGGCCCATGCGTTGCTACGCCACGGCGCGGAGCGCATGAGCATGGCCATGGCAGCCCAGGGCGTGGGCACCATCGGGGCCATCGCCATCGGCGGCGCAGCAGGCTCGGGCGCGGGCCAGGTCTTCGCGCAGTCCTACGGCCTCGCGGCCAACGTCGGCGTGATCCTGCCCTTCTCCCGCCGCCAGGAGGAGGAGGCCGACCATGTGGGCCTCAGGCTCATGGCCGAAGCCGGATACGACCCCGCCAAGGCGCTGGAATTCTGGCAGAACATGGCCGACGACGAGGACGCCGCCAAGCGGCCGCCGACCTTCCTCTCCACCCACCCGGCCACCCAAGACCGCATCGAGAACATCCGAGCCCTTGTCCCATGGGCGCGCGGATTCTACCGCCCCCGCACCTCGTAGGGTTTTCCCTCCCTTTACACCATCGCGCGCGTGGGGCATTGTGCCGCCACGGTAAATGGCCGCCGGAGCCCTTTCGGCTCCGGCTTCCATAGGGGGACGCATGGACAAAACGCGCATCCTCGTGGTGGACGACGAGCGCATCATCGCCATGGACATCCGCCGCACGCTCGAGCGGCTTGGATACGAAGTGCCCGCCACGGCCGCCTCCGGCGAGGAGGCCGTGTCCCTGGCCGGAGAAACCCGGCCGGATCTGGTGCTCATGGACATCAGCCTCGGAGAGGGCATGGACGGCATCGAAGCCGCGGCTCACATCAAGGCGTTGTTCAATGTCCCCATCATCTTCCTGACCGCCTACTCCGACGACGAGACCCTGGCCCGCGCCACGGCCGAGCAGCCTTTCGGATTTCTGGTCAAGCCCTTCGAGGAGCGCGAACTGCACTCCAGCATTGCCGTGGCCCTGACCAAACACGAACTCGAACGCAAACTGCGCGAAGCCAAGCAGCAGGCCGAATCCGCGAGCCGCGCCAAGTCGGCCTTCCTGGCCAACATGAGCCACGAGATCAGGACGCCCATGAACGGCATCATCGGCATGACCAACCTGCTCGCGGATACCCGCCTCGACGCCGAGCAGCGCGAGTTCCTGACCATCATAAAGGAGTCGGCCCAGTCTCTGCTCGGCCTGCTCAACGATCTGCTCGACCTTTCCAAGATCGAGGCTGGCCGCGTGGAATTGGAGGAGGAGCCCTTCGAGTTGCGCGCCTGCGTGGACGGTGTCATGCGCGCCCTGCGCGGCCAGGCGGCGGTCAAACGGCTGGAGCTTTCCTGGGACGTGGCCCCGGATGTGCCCGACAACCTCCTCGGCGATGCGGACAAGCTCAGGCAGGTGCTTTACAATATAGTAGGCAACGGGGTGAAGTTCACGGACAGCGGGCGAGTGGAGATGCGGGCCGAACTCGTGGACCTGAGCAACGCCGGAGCGCTGTTGCGCTTCACGGTGCGCGACACGGGCCAGGGTATCCCCAAGGCCAAGGCGCAGGAGATATTCCAAAGCTTTACCCAGTGCGAGAATTACCTTACCCGCCGCCATGGCGGAGCTGGCGTGGGTTTGGCTATCTCCTGCCGGATATTGGAACTTTTCGGCGGAGGCATCACGGTGGAGAGCGAACCTGGCAAGGGCAGCGCCTTCGTCTTCACCGCCAGGTTCCGCACCCACGCGCGCCCCGCGATCAGGGATTCATACGGAGACGCCGCGCTGCTGGCCGAAAAGAGCGTGCTCCTGGTCGAGGACAACATCGCCAACCGACACATGGCCCGGACGCTGCTGCAGCAGGCCGGGGCCAATGTCCTGGAGGCCGGAAACGGCCGCGAGGCGTTGACGCTCCTGGCCACGTACGCGGACGCGATCGACGTGGTGCTCATGGACATTGAAATGCCGGTCATGGACGGCGTGACAGCCATCCGTCTCATTCGCGCGAGCAAGGCCCCAGGGGTCGACCCGAACGTGCCGGTGGTCGCACTCGCGGGACACGTCATGAAGGGCGACCGGGAACGCTTCATCGCAGCCGGAGCCAACGCCTATCTGACCAAGCCCCTGGACGCTAAAAGCCTTCTGGCTACCGTTTCGGACCTGGCCCGAAACGATGAAGCCAGACGCACGAGGGCGCAGGCCAAACCGCCCACCGCCCGCGAGATCCGGCTCCTGCGAGAGTCCGGCATGTCGCCCGGAGCGCTTGCGGCCTTCGCGAACAACGTCCGCTCGTCCATGGAGGCGCTCGACGCGGCAGTTGCGGCCCTTGACCGCGAAAGCGCGGCCAAGGCGGCCAAAAACGTGCGGGACGCAGCAGCCGGAATCGGAGCGGAACTCGTACAGGATCTGGCCGAGCGGCTTGTCGTCCAGAGTGCTTCGGCTCCCGCACGGCTCCTGGCCGCCGAAGCCGGACTGCTCGAAGCGGGCGTCTCGGCCACGTTGGCGGCCATCGAATCGCGCCCCGGCGGCTGACCAAACCCGCCGGGACGCCCCGAAACCAGCCCGACAAGGAAGAGACGGGCCCTAGACCGCGGCCTTCGCCGCTTCGATGGCGGCTGCGTAGTCCGGCTCCTGGGTCACTTCCTTCACGAGCTGCACGTAGGTCACGCGGCCCTTGCGATCCACCACGAAGACGGCCCGCGCAAGCAGCCTGAGCTCCTTGATGAGCACGCCCCAGTTGAGGCCGAAGGAGGCCTCGCGATGGTCCGAGAGGGTGACGAGGCGCTCCACGCCCTGAGCCCCGCACCAGCGCTTCTGGGCGAATGG
This window contains:
- a CDS encoding MFS transporter gives rise to the protein MPLKSTPDKAAGPHADPKVVRAWCMYDWANSAYILTVATAVLPAWFAAGIVGPEGYDVFGTNVSATTLWGLTVGLSALAVFMFAPVLGAAADLTGRAGSFLRLFCLLGAASAFGLGFQGPGDVVAAMLLFALAQASFNSANVFYDAFLPRIVPDSQTDTVSGRGYAYGYIGGGLHFLLCLVLMALHERLGLTQGQAAQISIATAALWWAGFSVPTFLALRDAPTGNGKGIAHIVRHGVDEAVATARTLLHGGPASVFLLAYLLYNDGIQTTISMATIYGAEELGLATTELMITLLVIQAVAFAGSLLFARLAGRIGTKAAIMVALAVWTGVAGCAYVIETAVQFFVLGGFVGLVLGGSQALSRSLYAKLVPREASARYFGYFSVVTKFSAVGGPLIFALMRHWTGSSRPAVLVIAVFFLLGMVVLSRVRVPPERDA
- a CDS encoding LexA family transcriptional regulator, whose amino-acid sequence is MKGLFLEDILGRMMHVSGSRNQAELANVLGVKRAAVTDAKRRGAVPSDWYMRLTRLYGANPVWLETGLGEERLGQADGGLGGEWALVPATGSEPKIGRDGRLLASEEAEGQAFKRSWLASLGVRDSDDLCLMPMLGPAMAPGLLPGDALLVDQGRREASAGAVMVCAVDGAALVRRIERRPGKILLAANDPHVAAMELPASAPVTGALRLVGRVIWASRVLA
- a CDS encoding M48 family metallopeptidase, giving the protein MKTFRARLFLILAALVLPLLLAYCATTPYTGRTQIMMVSQSEELALGEQAAREILKEEKLSQDPAINAQVRRIGERIAAVSSRPDFKWEFFVIDKDVANAFVLPGGKVFVYTGILKYATDDAELATVMGHEVAHALLRHGAERMSMAMAAQGVGTIGAIAIGGAAGSGAGQVFAQSYGLAANVGVILPFSRRQEEEADHVGLRLMAEAGYDPAKALEFWQNMADDEDAAKRPPTFLSTHPATQDRIENIRALVPWARGFYRPRTS
- a CDS encoding hybrid sensor histidine kinase/response regulator; this translates as MDKTRILVVDDERIIAMDIRRTLERLGYEVPATAASGEEAVSLAGETRPDLVLMDISLGEGMDGIEAAAHIKALFNVPIIFLTAYSDDETLARATAEQPFGFLVKPFEERELHSSIAVALTKHELERKLREAKQQAESASRAKSAFLANMSHEIRTPMNGIIGMTNLLADTRLDAEQREFLTIIKESAQSLLGLLNDLLDLSKIEAGRVELEEEPFELRACVDGVMRALRGQAAVKRLELSWDVAPDVPDNLLGDADKLRQVLYNIVGNGVKFTDSGRVEMRAELVDLSNAGALLRFTVRDTGQGIPKAKAQEIFQSFTQCENYLTRRHGGAGVGLAISCRILELFGGGITVESEPGKGSAFVFTARFRTHARPAIRDSYGDAALLAEKSVLLVEDNIANRHMARTLLQQAGANVLEAGNGREALTLLATYADAIDVVLMDIEMPVMDGVTAIRLIRASKAPGVDPNVPVVALAGHVMKGDRERFIAAGANAYLTKPLDAKSLLATVSDLARNDEARRTRAQAKPPTAREIRLLRESGMSPGALAAFANNVRSSMEALDAAVAALDRESAAKAAKNVRDAAAGIGAELVQDLAERLVVQSASAPARLLAAEAGLLEAGVSATLAAIESRPGG